In the genome of Kitasatospora cathayae, one region contains:
- a CDS encoding peptidylprolyl isomerase, giving the protein MTSTPSTTPRKARHVKRKHWALVAAATALPLAASTGTAVAAPSGAAPAQSAACTYTPAVPADNFKGIPVFDAEKAARPYRATLRTNQGPITFEALTDKAPCTTFSFRFLAEHDYFDRSHCHRLTTQRIYVLQCGDPTGTGSGGPGYSFPDENLTGATYPAGTVAMANAGPNTNGSQFFIVWKDTKLSPAYTPFGRVTAGLDVLQKIAAAGEDDQNGPGDGYPNVPVNIRHVKISKH; this is encoded by the coding sequence ATGACAAGCACGCCGTCCACCACCCCCCGGAAGGCCCGTCACGTGAAGCGCAAGCACTGGGCGCTGGTCGCCGCCGCCACCGCCCTCCCGCTCGCGGCGAGCACCGGCACGGCCGTCGCGGCCCCCTCCGGCGCTGCCCCGGCCCAGAGCGCGGCCTGCACCTACACACCCGCCGTCCCGGCCGACAACTTCAAGGGCATCCCGGTCTTCGACGCCGAGAAGGCCGCCCGCCCCTACCGCGCGACCCTGCGAACCAACCAGGGCCCGATCACCTTCGAGGCACTCACCGACAAGGCGCCCTGCACCACCTTCTCGTTCCGCTTCCTGGCCGAGCACGACTACTTCGACCGCAGCCACTGCCACCGCCTCACGACCCAGCGGATCTACGTCCTGCAGTGCGGCGACCCGACCGGAACGGGCAGCGGCGGTCCGGGCTACTCCTTCCCGGACGAGAACCTGACCGGCGCCACCTACCCGGCCGGCACCGTGGCGATGGCCAACGCCGGTCCGAACACCAACGGCAGCCAGTTCTTCATCGTCTGGAAGGACACCAAGCTCTCCCCCGCCTACACCCCGTTCGGCCGGGTCACGGCCGGCCTGGACGTCCTGCAGAAGATCGCCGCCGCCGGCGAGGACGACCAGAACGGCCCCGGCGACGGCTACCCCAACGTCCCCGTGAACATCCGCCACGTGAAGATCAGCAAGCACTGA
- a CDS encoding sensor histidine kinase translates to MTQILSGAVLVLALPAWAARRRHGAAAVTLVLGAASLVVTVAVWLLGRWAEGNRWAGLLGLVEVGVLALSVVISLRTEDGPRCAAAVWTACGAVALWLSRFAIVDGPGDILTVFGFGSMLSVPAVLVGLYLRGLDEGRNRAVVEARRAQRIELAHDLHDFVAHDVSGMVAQAQAGAYLAAIDPARAAEMFERIEQAGQRALASLDRTVQLLRSEEAGGRSPQPGLPELAEVAEQFTAAGGADVQLELPDQSVPREVGRTVHRIVVEALTNVRRHARGARRIDIRARCAGEWLELTVTNDGRAPGLIGRPRRGGGSGLPGLAARVEALGGTFEAGAHEQEAWRVTARLPLAEREEPERPETPMRTSADAGEKSR, encoded by the coding sequence ATGACTCAGATCCTGTCCGGGGCCGTCCTGGTCCTGGCGCTGCCGGCCTGGGCGGCGCGTCGGCGGCACGGGGCGGCGGCCGTGACCCTGGTGCTCGGGGCCGCGTCGCTCGTGGTGACGGTCGCCGTCTGGCTCCTCGGCCGCTGGGCTGAGGGCAACCGCTGGGCCGGGCTGCTGGGCCTGGTCGAAGTGGGCGTCCTGGCGCTGTCGGTGGTCATCAGCCTGCGTACGGAGGACGGCCCGCGGTGCGCGGCGGCGGTCTGGACGGCGTGCGGAGCGGTCGCGCTCTGGCTGTCCCGCTTCGCGATCGTCGACGGGCCCGGGGACATACTGACGGTCTTCGGGTTCGGCTCGATGCTCTCAGTGCCGGCCGTTCTGGTCGGGCTCTACCTCCGAGGCCTGGACGAGGGGCGCAACAGGGCGGTGGTCGAGGCCAGACGAGCGCAGCGGATCGAACTGGCCCACGACCTCCACGACTTCGTGGCGCACGACGTCAGCGGCATGGTCGCCCAGGCCCAGGCGGGGGCGTACCTGGCCGCCATCGACCCGGCACGGGCGGCCGAGATGTTCGAGCGGATAGAGCAGGCAGGGCAGCGGGCGCTGGCCTCGCTGGACCGGACCGTGCAACTGCTTCGCAGCGAGGAGGCCGGCGGTCGCAGCCCACAGCCGGGTCTCCCCGAACTGGCTGAGGTGGCCGAGCAGTTCACCGCTGCAGGCGGCGCCGACGTCCAGCTGGAGCTGCCGGACCAGTCGGTTCCGCGAGAGGTCGGCAGGACGGTCCACCGAATCGTCGTCGAGGCGCTGACCAACGTTCGCCGGCACGCCCGGGGCGCCCGCCGGATCGACATCCGGGCCCGCTGCGCCGGTGAGTGGCTGGAGCTGACCGTGACGAACGACGGCCGGGCGCCGGGTCTGATCGGCCGCCCCCGCCGCGGCGGCGGCAGCGGATTGCCAGGGCTGGCGGCGCGTGTGGAGGCTCTGGGTGGCACGTTCGAGGCAGGTGCGCACGAGCAGGAGGCCTGGCGGGTGACAGCGAGGCTGCCGTTGGCGGAGCGGGAGGAACCGGAGCGGCCGGAGACCCCGATGAGGACCAGTGCGGACGCAGGGGAGAAGAGCAGATGA
- a CDS encoding TetR/AcrR family transcriptional regulator gives MSEPTHPDQQPRTPTPRPGGRSARVRTNVVAATLAEVTEKGYDGLTAEAVAARSGVHKATLYRRWGGIDGLVADALTASADQPWPLPDTGDLQEDLRRITQEVFDVFTDPERSPTPIALISAAQRSDVGAAALRDFFAARHHQAAEVAERAVARGELPVGTDGAEVVSAATAPLYYRLFVTGEPLDARTAERAADAATLAARAGLFMTTSTTPTDPEPGTTPATPTP, from the coding sequence TTGAGCGAGCCCACCCACCCCGATCAGCAGCCCCGCACACCGACCCCGCGCCCCGGCGGCCGAAGCGCCCGGGTCCGTACGAACGTGGTCGCCGCCACGCTCGCCGAGGTCACGGAGAAGGGCTACGACGGACTCACCGCCGAGGCGGTCGCGGCCCGGTCCGGCGTCCACAAGGCGACCCTCTACCGCCGGTGGGGCGGGATCGACGGCCTGGTCGCGGACGCCTTGACCGCCTCGGCCGACCAGCCCTGGCCGCTGCCCGACACCGGAGACCTCCAGGAGGACCTCCGCCGCATCACCCAGGAGGTGTTCGACGTCTTCACCGACCCCGAGCGGAGCCCCACGCCCATCGCGCTGATCTCCGCCGCCCAGCGCTCCGACGTCGGCGCGGCAGCTCTCCGCGACTTCTTCGCGGCCCGCCACCACCAGGCCGCCGAGGTCGCCGAACGGGCAGTCGCTCGCGGCGAGTTGCCCGTCGGAACGGACGGCGCCGAGGTGGTCAGCGCCGCCACCGCCCCGCTCTACTACCGACTGTTCGTCACCGGTGAACCGCTGGACGCCCGCACCGCCGAGCGGGCCGCCGACGCCGCCACCCTGGCCGCCCGCGCCGGGCTGTTCATGACCACCTCGACCACCCCGACCGACCCGGAGCCCGGCACCACACCGGCCACCCCCACCCCGTAG
- a CDS encoding DMT family transporter: MRASLSSSSSVLRDLPVLLVAVVWGSSFLAVQQVAEPGTVVAMLVLRFGVVLPLLGLTAWRALRKLSRAEWLGGAALGLVLSGIFLLETYGAVHTSATNAGLIISLAMVLTLLGESALSRTAPPRAFLAAAGLAVLGVALLTGDGGLRPPTLGDLLVLGAALVRSGYVLAMARTRAVRDTDMLAVTWVQLAVATAVFAVVALAGGPAPWTVALSYGAGQWAWLLHLSLFCTLFAFFVQMWAVRATSPSRVSLLLGTEPLWAAVFGITVAGNRMGPLALLGGALVLVATEWGRRTAPTPRPAEGDEERESELDVVGSSPEAAPV, encoded by the coding sequence ATGCGTGCCTCCCTGTCCTCGTCATCATCGGTTCTTCGTGATCTGCCGGTCCTGCTCGTGGCAGTGGTCTGGGGGTCGAGCTTCCTCGCCGTCCAACAGGTGGCCGAGCCCGGGACGGTCGTGGCGATGCTCGTGTTGCGCTTCGGGGTGGTGCTGCCGTTGCTCGGGCTCACCGCCTGGCGGGCCCTGCGGAAGCTGAGTCGCGCCGAGTGGCTCGGCGGCGCCGCACTGGGCCTGGTCCTCAGCGGGATCTTCCTGCTGGAGACCTACGGCGCCGTGCACACCTCCGCAACCAACGCCGGGCTGATCATCAGCCTCGCCATGGTCCTCACCCTGCTCGGCGAGAGCGCCCTCAGCAGGACCGCGCCACCACGGGCCTTCCTTGCGGCGGCCGGTCTGGCCGTCCTCGGCGTCGCCCTCCTCACCGGCGACGGCGGACTGCGCCCTCCGACGCTCGGTGACCTACTGGTGCTGGGCGCCGCCCTCGTCCGCTCCGGGTACGTCCTCGCGATGGCCCGCACCCGGGCCGTACGCGACACCGACATGCTCGCCGTCACCTGGGTCCAGCTCGCCGTCGCCACCGCAGTGTTCGCGGTCGTCGCACTCGCCGGCGGGCCCGCGCCGTGGACCGTCGCGCTTTCGTACGGAGCCGGCCAGTGGGCCTGGCTGCTGCACCTGTCCTTGTTCTGCACGCTCTTCGCCTTCTTCGTTCAGATGTGGGCCGTCCGGGCGACCTCGCCGTCCCGGGTGAGCCTGTTGCTCGGTACCGAACCCCTGTGGGCCGCCGTCTTCGGTATCACCGTCGCCGGCAACCGGATGGGCCCGCTCGCCCTGCTCGGCGGAGCCCTGGTGCTGGTCGCGACCGAGTGGGGCCGGCGGACCGCCCCCACACCACGCCCGGCCGAGGGCGATGAGGAGCGTGAGAGTGAGCTCGACGTGGTGGGATCGAGCCCGGAGGCGGCCCCGGTGTGA
- a CDS encoding MazG-like family protein, with protein MDSRIWESVDHLVAWLDEHSTQSPQEERLLRLLKLSEEVGEVGAAVIGATGQNPRKGVTHSWEDVQHELCDVVFSALVALRTLTPDAARVFAERLAYVEQRSAASRHPVDGPEETAEAEA; from the coding sequence ATGGACAGCCGGATCTGGGAGAGCGTCGACCACCTGGTCGCATGGCTGGACGAGCACAGCACGCAGTCACCGCAGGAAGAACGTCTGCTGCGGCTCCTCAAACTCTCCGAGGAGGTCGGCGAGGTCGGCGCGGCGGTGATCGGCGCCACCGGTCAGAACCCGCGCAAGGGCGTCACCCACTCCTGGGAGGACGTCCAGCACGAGCTCTGCGACGTCGTCTTCAGCGCCCTCGTCGCCCTGCGGACGCTCACCCCCGACGCGGCGCGGGTGTTCGCCGAACGCCTGGCCTACGTCGAACAGCGCTCCGCCGCCTCCCGGCACCCGGTCGACGGGCCCGAGGAGACGGCGGAGGCCGAAGCCTGA
- a CDS encoding CatB-related O-acetyltransferase, protein MAIPDPTALHPLAGHDRVVLLRPLVTDPRIEVGEYTYFDDPDGATRFEERNVLYAYGPERLVIGKYCAIATGTRFLMAGAAHPTIGVSTFPFTMFGGSWTEQTLDIVTGLPSRGDTVVGNDVWFGFGATVLPGVRIGDGAIIAAGAVVTADVEPYTIVGGNPARPIRRRFDDADIERLLRAAWWDWPVELVTEHVRAIMSGTPADIEAIAETNGVLAS, encoded by the coding sequence ATCGCCATCCCCGACCCGACCGCCCTCCACCCGCTCGCCGGCCACGACCGAGTGGTCCTGCTGCGCCCGCTGGTCACCGACCCGAGGATCGAGGTCGGCGAATACACCTACTTCGACGACCCTGACGGAGCCACCCGCTTCGAGGAGCGCAACGTCCTCTACGCGTACGGCCCCGAACGGCTGGTGATCGGCAAGTACTGTGCGATCGCCACCGGAACCCGCTTCCTGATGGCCGGGGCCGCCCACCCGACCATCGGCGTGTCCACCTTCCCCTTCACGATGTTCGGCGGCAGCTGGACCGAGCAGACCCTCGACATCGTCACAGGCCTCCCCAGCCGGGGTGACACCGTGGTCGGCAACGACGTCTGGTTCGGATTCGGTGCCACCGTCCTGCCCGGTGTCAGGATCGGCGACGGAGCGATCATCGCGGCCGGTGCGGTGGTGACCGCCGACGTCGAGCCCTACACGATCGTCGGCGGCAATCCCGCCCGCCCGATCCGGCGCCGCTTCGACGACGCCGACATCGAACGCCTGCTCCGCGCCGCCTGGTGGGACTGGCCGGTCGAGCTCGTCACCGAGCACGTCCGCGCGATCATGTCCGGCACCCCAGCCGACATCGAGGCCATCGCCGAGACGAACGGCGTGCTCGCCTCCTGA
- a CDS encoding demethylmenaquinone methyltransferase, whose product MTRASLDKQPHEVAAMFDDVAAKYDLTNDVLSLGQARAWRRAVAEAVAAGPGDLVLDLGAGTGTSSLPFVEAGAKVVPCDFSVGMLTEGKRRHPELPLTAGDATRLPFADDTFDSVTISFALRNVQETDAALREMHRVTKPGGKLVICEFSTPTWTPFRTVYTEYLMRALPPVATAVSSNPDAYVYLAESIRVWPDQPSLAARMQESGWSKVAWRNLTGGIVALHRGYKSA is encoded by the coding sequence GTGACCCGAGCCTCCCTGGACAAGCAGCCGCACGAAGTCGCCGCCATGTTCGACGACGTCGCGGCCAAGTACGACCTCACCAACGACGTGCTCTCCCTCGGCCAGGCCCGCGCCTGGCGCCGCGCGGTGGCCGAGGCGGTGGCCGCCGGACCGGGGGACCTCGTGCTCGACCTCGGGGCCGGCACCGGCACCTCCTCGCTGCCCTTCGTCGAGGCCGGGGCCAAGGTCGTCCCGTGCGACTTCTCGGTCGGCATGCTCACCGAGGGCAAGCGCCGTCACCCCGAGCTGCCGCTCACCGCCGGGGACGCCACCCGGCTGCCGTTCGCGGACGACACCTTCGACTCGGTGACGATCTCCTTCGCGCTGCGCAACGTCCAGGAGACCGACGCGGCGCTGCGCGAGATGCACCGGGTCACCAAGCCCGGCGGCAAGCTGGTGATCTGCGAGTTCTCCACGCCGACCTGGACGCCGTTCCGGACCGTGTACACCGAGTACCTGATGCGCGCGCTGCCGCCGGTCGCGACCGCCGTCAGCAGCAACCCGGACGCGTACGTCTACCTCGCCGAGTCCATCCGGGTCTGGCCGGACCAGCCCTCGCTCGCCGCCCGGATGCAGGAGAGCGGCTGGTCGAAGGTCGCCTGGCGGAACCTGACCGGCGGGATCGTCGCGCTGCACCGCGGGTACAAGTCGGCGTAG
- a CDS encoding geranylgeranyl reductase family protein, whose translation MTKPDSTVESTADVIVVGAGPAGSTTAYYLAQAGLDVLLLEKTAFPREKVCGDGLTPRATKQLVDMGIDVSTENGWLHNKGLRIIGGGVRLELDWPELASFPDYGLVRKRADFDELLARQAEKAGARLYERCNVSGPVLDDRTGRIVGVTAKLGDEKRPVTFRAPLVVAADGNSTRLSLAMGLHRREDRPMGVAYRTYFNSPRHDDDYLESWLELWDTRGGQRKLLPGYGWVFGMGDGTSNVGLGILNSSPAFGELDWREVLKAWCAGMPEEWGYTPENMTEPIRGAALPMAFNRQPHYTRGLLLVGDAGGMVNPFNGEGIAYAMESGQIAAGVIVQAHARLTDGGRERALQAYPRILKEVYGGYYTLGRAFVKLIGNPKVMQLAAQHGLPRPLLMRFTLKLLANLTDPKGGDAMDRVINGLAKVAPNA comes from the coding sequence CTGACGAAGCCGGACAGCACGGTCGAGAGCACCGCCGACGTCATCGTGGTCGGCGCGGGGCCGGCCGGCTCCACGACCGCGTACTACCTCGCCCAGGCCGGGCTGGACGTCCTGCTGCTGGAGAAGACCGCCTTCCCGCGCGAGAAGGTCTGCGGCGACGGCCTGACCCCGCGCGCCACCAAGCAGCTGGTGGACATGGGCATCGACGTCTCCACCGAGAACGGCTGGCTGCACAACAAGGGCCTGCGCATCATCGGCGGCGGCGTCCGGCTCGAGCTGGACTGGCCGGAGCTGGCCTCCTTCCCGGACTACGGCCTGGTCCGCAAGCGCGCCGACTTCGACGAGCTGCTGGCCCGTCAGGCCGAGAAGGCCGGCGCCCGGCTCTACGAGCGCTGCAACGTCAGCGGGCCGGTCCTGGACGACCGCACCGGCCGCATCGTCGGCGTCACCGCCAAGCTCGGCGACGAGAAGCGGCCGGTCACCTTCCGGGCCCCGCTGGTGGTCGCCGCCGACGGCAACTCCACCCGGCTCTCGCTCGCCATGGGCCTGCACCGCCGCGAGGACCGCCCGATGGGCGTCGCCTACCGCACCTACTTCAACTCGCCGCGCCACGACGACGACTACCTGGAGTCCTGGCTGGAGCTGTGGGACACCCGCGGCGGCCAGCGCAAGCTGCTGCCCGGCTACGGCTGGGTCTTCGGCATGGGTGACGGCACCTCCAACGTCGGCCTCGGCATCCTCAACTCCTCGCCCGCCTTCGGCGAACTCGACTGGCGCGAGGTGCTCAAGGCCTGGTGCGCCGGCATGCCCGAGGAGTGGGGCTACACCCCCGAGAACATGACCGAGCCGATCCGCGGCGCCGCGCTGCCGATGGCCTTCAACCGGCAGCCGCACTACACCCGCGGCCTGCTGCTCGTCGGCGACGCCGGCGGCATGGTCAACCCGTTCAACGGCGAGGGCATCGCCTACGCGATGGAATCCGGCCAGATCGCCGCCGGCGTCATCGTGCAGGCCCACGCCCGCCTCACCGACGGCGGCCGCGAGCGCGCCCTGCAGGCCTACCCGCGCATCCTCAAGGAGGTGTACGGCGGCTACTACACGCTCGGCCGCGCCTTCGTGAAGCTCATCGGCAACCCCAAGGTGATGCAGCTCGCCGCCCAGCACGGCCTGCCCCGGCCGCTGCTGATGCGCTTCACCCTGAAGCTGCTCGCCAACCTCACCGACCCGAAGGGCGGCGACGCGATGGACCGCGTGATCAACGGGCTGGCGAAGGTCGCGCCCAACGCCTGA